From a region of the Alnus glutinosa chromosome 1, dhAlnGlut1.1, whole genome shotgun sequence genome:
- the LOC133851986 gene encoding plant UBX domain-containing protein 11 isoform X1, which translates to MSIEFPNLQMFHLIQMEHSLSLLTFKGSITEAIIEAKRQKKLFVVYISGEDAESSCLEESTWTNSNVAESLSKYCILLHIPGGSTDAAHFSALYPQKSVPCITAIGFNGVQVWQNDGFVSAEDLASSLEKAWLSLHIQETTATFLTAALASRNSGASTSSSNAASSNEQSSSSTVVPSPSTDKHVQYEEAKPAVTSDVTEEKKGHECKVEEKDTEMNEKTSSRSYDTSKSKSVVDEQPTSSTKVHKGSVGPLVADIENSRADHNSSSAEDGCPAPEKISGHHSAAPGGGEQLVGIEVKEAEQDEKAEAVNHMQAYASDGSVRDNMPSDVHLNIRLPAGSSLQEKFSVTSTLRMVKDYVDGNLPSGFGTYDLAIPYPRKIFSSQDLSKSLSELGLFNRQTLIVVPHQRGAGNYRGASSSSDQTDTNVDSLDGTNGGYFTYVRRILSYMNPFSYLGGGASSSSSEQESQNGIWQYGPNPTLQNNMAGRERPQSHDSSNQSTSATGRDDGKKKQPTTSRFGSNIHTLKHDEEDDRFNDRNAFWNGNSTQYGGNNDGK; encoded by the exons ATGAGCATTGAGTTTCCCAACCTTCAAATGTTTCATTTGATACAG ATGGAACATTCTCTCTCCTTGCTTACATTTAAAGGTTCTATTACTGAAGCAATTATAGAAGCCAAAAGGCAGAAGAAACTCTTTGTCGTCTATATTTCAG GTGAAGATGCGGAGTCTAGTTGTTTGGAAGAATCCACATGGACTAATTCAAAT GTGGCAGAGTCTCTATCAAAGTATTGTATTCTATTGCATATCCCTGGAGGGAGCACTGATGCTGCACACTTTTCTGCATTAT ACCCACAGAAATCTGTTCCTTGTATTACAGCTATAGGATTTAATGGTGTACAAGTTTGGCAAAATG ACGGATTTGTCAGTGCTGAAGATCTGGCATCCAGTTTAGAAAAGGCATGGTTGAGTCTGCATATCCAG GAAACAACTGCAACTTTCCTAACTGCGGCACTTGCTTCAAGGAATTCTGGAGCATCCACTTCTAGTTCTAATGCTGCCTCATCTAATGAACAAAGTTCTTCAAGTACAGTTGTTCCATCGCCTTCAACTGACAAGCATGTCCAGTATGAAGAGGCTAAGCCAGCGGTAACCTCTGACGTAACCGAGGAAAAGAAAGGTCATGAATGCAAAGTTGAG GAGAAAGATACTGAAATGAATGAGAAGACATCTTCAAGATCATATGACACCAGCAAGTCAAAGAGTGTTGTGGATGAACAGCCCACCTCATCCACTAAGGTACATAAAGGATCAGTTGGTCCTTTAGTGGCTGACATAGAAAACTCTAGAGCTGATCATAACTCTTCCAGTGCTGAAGATGGTTGTCCTGCTCCAGAAAAAATCAGTGGTCATCATTCAGCTGCTCCTGGAGGAGGTGAACAATTGGTTGGTATTGAAGTAAAGGAAGCTGAGCAAGATGAAAAGGCTGAAGCTGTAAACCATATGCAGGCTTATGCATCGGATGGTTCTGTAAGAGATAATATGCCAAGTGATGTCCATTTAAATATACGATTGCCTGCTGGTTCTAGCCTACAAGAGAAGTTTTCTGTGACAAGCACTTTGAGAATGGTGAAAGACTATGTTGATGGAAACCTACCAAGTGGCTTTGGCACTTATGATCTAGCCATTCCTTATCCCCGCAAAATATTCAGTAGTCAAG ATTTGAGCAAATCATTGTCAGAGTTGGGCCTGTTTAATAGACAAACGCTGATAGTGGTTCCACATCAAAGAGGTGCGGGTAATTACAGAGGAGCATCTTCATCCTCTGATCAAACAGATACTAACGTTGATTCTTTAGATGGAACTAATGGGGGATATTTTACATATGTGAGGAGGATTTTATCTTACATGAATCCTTTCTCTTATCTCGGTGGTGGTGCCAGCTCATCAAGCTCTGAACAGGAATCTCAAAATGGCATATGGCAATATG GTCCAAATCCTACACTTCAGAACAACATGGCTGGAAGAGAGAGGCCCCAGTCCCACGACTCTTCAAACCAAAGCACCTCTGCAACTGGAAGAGACGATGGCAAGAAGAAGCAACCAACGACATCCCGTTTTGGGAGCAATATTCATACTCTAAAGCATGATGAAGAGGATGACCGGTTCAACGACAGAAATGCCTTCTGGAATGGTAATTCTACACAATATGGTGGCAACAACGATGGCAAATGA
- the LOC133851986 gene encoding plant UBX domain-containing protein 11 isoform X2 translates to MEHSLSLLTFKGSITEAIIEAKRQKKLFVVYISGEDAESSCLEESTWTNSNVAESLSKYCILLHIPGGSTDAAHFSALYPQKSVPCITAIGFNGVQVWQNDGFVSAEDLASSLEKAWLSLHIQETTATFLTAALASRNSGASTSSSNAASSNEQSSSSTVVPSPSTDKHVQYEEAKPAVTSDVTEEKKGHECKVEEKDTEMNEKTSSRSYDTSKSKSVVDEQPTSSTKVHKGSVGPLVADIENSRADHNSSSAEDGCPAPEKISGHHSAAPGGGEQLVGIEVKEAEQDEKAEAVNHMQAYASDGSVRDNMPSDVHLNIRLPAGSSLQEKFSVTSTLRMVKDYVDGNLPSGFGTYDLAIPYPRKIFSSQDLSKSLSELGLFNRQTLIVVPHQRGAGNYRGASSSSDQTDTNVDSLDGTNGGYFTYVRRILSYMNPFSYLGGGASSSSSEQESQNGIWQYGPNPTLQNNMAGRERPQSHDSSNQSTSATGRDDGKKKQPTTSRFGSNIHTLKHDEEDDRFNDRNAFWNGNSTQYGGNNDGK, encoded by the exons ATGGAACATTCTCTCTCCTTGCTTACATTTAAAGGTTCTATTACTGAAGCAATTATAGAAGCCAAAAGGCAGAAGAAACTCTTTGTCGTCTATATTTCAG GTGAAGATGCGGAGTCTAGTTGTTTGGAAGAATCCACATGGACTAATTCAAAT GTGGCAGAGTCTCTATCAAAGTATTGTATTCTATTGCATATCCCTGGAGGGAGCACTGATGCTGCACACTTTTCTGCATTAT ACCCACAGAAATCTGTTCCTTGTATTACAGCTATAGGATTTAATGGTGTACAAGTTTGGCAAAATG ACGGATTTGTCAGTGCTGAAGATCTGGCATCCAGTTTAGAAAAGGCATGGTTGAGTCTGCATATCCAG GAAACAACTGCAACTTTCCTAACTGCGGCACTTGCTTCAAGGAATTCTGGAGCATCCACTTCTAGTTCTAATGCTGCCTCATCTAATGAACAAAGTTCTTCAAGTACAGTTGTTCCATCGCCTTCAACTGACAAGCATGTCCAGTATGAAGAGGCTAAGCCAGCGGTAACCTCTGACGTAACCGAGGAAAAGAAAGGTCATGAATGCAAAGTTGAG GAGAAAGATACTGAAATGAATGAGAAGACATCTTCAAGATCATATGACACCAGCAAGTCAAAGAGTGTTGTGGATGAACAGCCCACCTCATCCACTAAGGTACATAAAGGATCAGTTGGTCCTTTAGTGGCTGACATAGAAAACTCTAGAGCTGATCATAACTCTTCCAGTGCTGAAGATGGTTGTCCTGCTCCAGAAAAAATCAGTGGTCATCATTCAGCTGCTCCTGGAGGAGGTGAACAATTGGTTGGTATTGAAGTAAAGGAAGCTGAGCAAGATGAAAAGGCTGAAGCTGTAAACCATATGCAGGCTTATGCATCGGATGGTTCTGTAAGAGATAATATGCCAAGTGATGTCCATTTAAATATACGATTGCCTGCTGGTTCTAGCCTACAAGAGAAGTTTTCTGTGACAAGCACTTTGAGAATGGTGAAAGACTATGTTGATGGAAACCTACCAAGTGGCTTTGGCACTTATGATCTAGCCATTCCTTATCCCCGCAAAATATTCAGTAGTCAAG ATTTGAGCAAATCATTGTCAGAGTTGGGCCTGTTTAATAGACAAACGCTGATAGTGGTTCCACATCAAAGAGGTGCGGGTAATTACAGAGGAGCATCTTCATCCTCTGATCAAACAGATACTAACGTTGATTCTTTAGATGGAACTAATGGGGGATATTTTACATATGTGAGGAGGATTTTATCTTACATGAATCCTTTCTCTTATCTCGGTGGTGGTGCCAGCTCATCAAGCTCTGAACAGGAATCTCAAAATGGCATATGGCAATATG GTCCAAATCCTACACTTCAGAACAACATGGCTGGAAGAGAGAGGCCCCAGTCCCACGACTCTTCAAACCAAAGCACCTCTGCAACTGGAAGAGACGATGGCAAGAAGAAGCAACCAACGACATCCCGTTTTGGGAGCAATATTCATACTCTAAAGCATGATGAAGAGGATGACCGGTTCAACGACAGAAATGCCTTCTGGAATGGTAATTCTACACAATATGGTGGCAACAACGATGGCAAATGA